Proteins from a genomic interval of Gemmatimonadota bacterium:
- a CDS encoding phytanoyl-CoA dioxygenase family protein, producing the protein MSLTQAQIDNFRTVGFLNVGRVYTDEEADALRDRLMTVMAGTSRGKAEAVRNIAGEELEAERDVVIQVVNTWQADDGFRVHLYHPEICRMACELIGTDVLRVWHDQIQYKPPRRGGATDWHQDHPYWPIIQPADLVSAWVALDDATVENGCMRMVPRSHHWGPHKGGTIGTNEDGFTPDPDRSLIPDGEEVEIVPCEVKKGECMFHHCLTWHGSPPNPTDNGRPAIAVHYMPGWTRYEPSRSHIMERRVDVEPGDLLTGHYFPTVWDHGPVEPQAQWSEEASSGGQRRETG; encoded by the coding sequence GTGTCCCTGACCCAGGCGCAGATCGACAATTTCAGAACCGTGGGTTTTCTCAACGTCGGCCGTGTCTACACCGATGAAGAGGCGGACGCGTTGCGCGACCGCCTGATGACCGTCATGGCGGGCACATCCCGCGGCAAGGCCGAGGCGGTTCGGAACATAGCCGGCGAGGAACTGGAAGCGGAAAGAGACGTCGTCATACAGGTGGTCAATACCTGGCAGGCGGATGACGGGTTCAGGGTCCATCTCTATCACCCGGAGATCTGCCGCATGGCCTGCGAATTGATCGGTACCGACGTGCTCCGGGTGTGGCACGACCAGATCCAGTACAAGCCGCCCCGGCGCGGCGGGGCCACCGACTGGCACCAGGACCATCCCTACTGGCCAATCATCCAGCCGGCGGACCTGGTGAGCGCCTGGGTGGCGCTGGACGACGCCACCGTGGAGAACGGCTGCATGCGCATGGTGCCGCGCAGTCATCACTGGGGACCCCACAAGGGCGGTACGATCGGGACGAACGAAGACGGTTTCACCCCCGATCCCGACCGGTCCCTCATCCCGGATGGCGAGGAGGTGGAAATCGTCCCCTGCGAGGTGAAGAAGGGCGAGTGCATGTTCCACCACTGTCTAACCTGGCACGGCAGCCCTCCCAATCCGACCGATAATGGCCGGCCCGCCATCGCGGTGCATTACATGCCGGGATGGACCAGGTACGAGCCCTCCAGATCCCATATCATGGAACGTCGGGTCGACGTCGAACCCGGCGATCTGCTGACCGGCCATTACTTTCCCACCGTATGGGATCACGGCCCAGTCGAACCGCAGGCGCAATGGTCCGAGGAAGCTTCGAGCGGCGGACAACGGCGAGAAACGGGTTGA
- a CDS encoding mandelate racemase/muconate lactonizing enzyme family protein — MPETAEIASNVNTASRPGALRITDLRTVTIGASTIIRLDTNQDIHGLGEVRDGASKTYALALKSRILGENPCDVDRVFRKIRQFGHHARQAGGVCAIEMALMDLAGKAYGVPAYQLAGGKFRDRVRIYCDTTSTPNAEEMGRRLKERMDRGFTFLKMDVGIGLLKNTPGTLSAPSGMLDTLHIMHPFTGIRLTDKGIGLLSDYVAGVRDIVGYEIPLAVDHFGHIGVEDCIRLGKALDRYNLAWYEDMVPWQFTEQYVRLRDACDTPICTGEDIYLREGFMDLFENRAISVCHPDLATSGGILETKKIGDTAQEYGIPMALHMSAMPVAQMASVHCAAATENFIALEHHHVDVPWWDDLVTGLPKPSVQEGFMTVPDAPGLGIELNEEAIREHISEKDPGYFEPTDEWNALRSHDRLWS; from the coding sequence GTGCCAGAAACAGCGGAAATAGCCAGCAACGTAAACACCGCTTCCCGCCCCGGCGCACTGCGTATCACCGACCTGCGCACCGTGACCATCGGCGCATCAACGATCATCAGGCTCGATACCAACCAGGACATCCACGGCCTCGGAGAGGTGCGGGACGGCGCCAGCAAGACCTACGCCCTGGCCCTCAAGTCGCGCATCCTGGGCGAGAACCCCTGCGACGTAGACCGGGTCTTCCGGAAGATCCGCCAGTTCGGCCACCACGCCAGGCAGGCCGGCGGTGTCTGCGCCATCGAGATGGCCCTCATGGACCTCGCGGGCAAGGCCTACGGCGTGCCGGCCTACCAGTTGGCGGGCGGCAAGTTCCGGGACCGCGTGCGTATCTACTGCGATACGACGTCAACCCCGAATGCCGAAGAGATGGGACGCCGCCTGAAGGAACGCATGGACCGGGGGTTCACCTTTCTGAAGATGGACGTGGGCATCGGCCTGCTGAAAAATACACCGGGTACCCTGTCGGCCCCTTCCGGGATGCTGGACACCCTGCACATCATGCATCCCTTCACGGGCATCCGGCTGACTGACAAGGGCATCGGCCTGCTGTCGGACTATGTGGCCGGGGTGCGCGACATCGTCGGATACGAGATCCCGCTGGCCGTCGACCACTTCGGACACATCGGCGTGGAGGACTGCATCCGCCTGGGCAAGGCGCTGGACCGGTACAACCTGGCCTGGTACGAGGACATGGTCCCGTGGCAGTTCACCGAGCAGTACGTCCGCCTGCGCGACGCCTGCGACACGCCGATCTGCACGGGCGAGGACATCTATCTTCGGGAAGGGTTCATGGACCTTTTCGAAAACCGGGCCATTTCGGTGTGCCATCCCGACCTGGCCACTTCCGGCGGCATACTGGAGACCAAGAAGATCGGCGATACGGCCCAGGAATACGGCATCCCCATGGCCCTGCACATGTCGGCCATGCCCGTCGCCCAGATGGCCAGCGTACACTGCGCCGCGGCCACGGAGAACTTCATCGCCCTGGAGCACCACCACGTGGACGTGCCCTGGTGGGACGACCTGGTGACCGGCCTGCCGAAACCGTCGGTCCAGGAGGGGTTCATGACGGTGCCGGACGCGCCGGGCCTGGGGATCGAACTGAACGAAGAGGCCATACGCGAGCACATCAGCGAGAAGGATCCCGGTTACTTCGAACCCACCGACGAGTGGAACGCTTTACGGTCTCACGACCGCCTGTGGAGTTGA
- a CDS encoding Gfo/Idh/MocA family oxidoreductase — MAIRMAQYGTSHGHAAGKLQSMLTHPEVECAGVYEPDAGRRSALEHADGPYADVRWFDRVEDMLGDPDLAAVASEGRNDESLAQTEEIVRAGKHAWYDKPAGDDWPAWQGVVGLAEKASLQVQMGYMFRYHDGFRKIADWARSGMLGSVFSIRAHMSTNVPVSSREVISAHRGGIFYDLAGHMLDQVVWILGRPSRVTAFLRNETGDVPAFADNGLGVFEYEHAMATVDIAAMEPSPPARRYEVYGTEGSAILIEPFEPGTEIRLVLNEAAGGYPAGESRVPVVGRSRQALYDLELVSFLKTISGEQPPDRPLSHELLVQETLLRATRGLS; from the coding sequence ATGGCGATTCGCATGGCGCAGTACGGCACAAGTCACGGGCATGCCGCCGGCAAGCTTCAATCCATGTTGACCCATCCCGAAGTCGAGTGTGCCGGGGTCTATGAGCCGGATGCAGGGCGAAGGTCCGCCCTGGAGCATGCCGACGGACCCTATGCGGACGTTCGTTGGTTCGACCGCGTGGAGGACATGCTGGGTGATCCGGATCTCGCTGCCGTGGCTTCGGAAGGCCGCAACGACGAGAGCCTGGCCCAGACGGAGGAAATCGTCCGCGCCGGCAAGCATGCCTGGTACGACAAGCCCGCGGGCGACGACTGGCCGGCCTGGCAGGGGGTGGTTGGCCTGGCCGAGAAAGCGAGCCTGCAGGTGCAGATGGGGTACATGTTCCGGTATCATGACGGGTTCCGCAAGATCGCCGACTGGGCGCGGTCGGGCATGCTGGGCAGCGTGTTTTCGATCCGGGCGCACATGTCGACCAACGTCCCCGTTTCATCCCGCGAAGTGATCAGCGCCCACCGGGGAGGCATATTCTACGACCTGGCCGGCCACATGCTCGACCAGGTGGTCTGGATCCTGGGGCGCCCGTCCAGGGTGACCGCGTTTCTGCGCAACGAAACCGGGGATGTCCCCGCCTTTGCGGACAACGGCCTGGGTGTGTTCGAATACGAGCACGCCATGGCCACCGTGGATATCGCCGCCATGGAACCGTCTCCGCCCGCCCGCCGGTACGAGGTATACGGAACGGAGGGCAGCGCCATCCTCATCGAACCCTTCGAACCGGGCACGGAAATCCGGCTGGTGCTGAACGAAGCCGCGGGTGGCTATCCCGCGGGGGAATCCCGTGTACCCGTGGTGGGCCGCAGCCGCCAGGCGCTGTATGACCTCGAACTGGTTTCCTTCCTGAAGACCATCTCCGGTGAACAGCCGCCGGACCGGCCCCTTTCCCACGAGCTGCTCGTGCAGGAGACCCTGCTCCGCGCGACACGGGGCCTGTCGTGA
- a CDS encoding phytanoyl-CoA dioxygenase family protein produces the protein MNIPAVQAAPDPFEPEPYLALTEAQRQQFDEDGFILIEDALSPDHVDRLISVVEELNEKHRKSHGTAQDAAYQIRNALTQHDELFALIEYPKILPMVVDVMGVNIQIRTSHVDVRPPMKDHVEGELGAAGGFFPWHSDAPNYGYPITNGIVPFLEVKVGYYLTDLTEHNSGAICVVRGSHLRSPELIHDPDYHIDPADIVEVNVRPGTAMVWRTALWHCLTPNLSDHSRKCLYYGYNYRWARPGDYDRQDAELLARCTPVQRQLLGSNTTEDGVVYQDGDPAHPASRYWRPEPGDVPLEAWAENLMKKKRTREWRRWKRRNTLPDGAVGSPVVEG, from the coding sequence ATGAACATTCCCGCTGTCCAGGCCGCGCCTGACCCCTTTGAACCCGAGCCTTACCTGGCGCTCACCGAAGCGCAGCGGCAACAATTCGACGAAGACGGCTTCATCCTGATCGAGGACGCCCTGTCGCCGGACCATGTCGACCGGTTGATCAGCGTCGTCGAAGAGCTTAACGAAAAACACCGCAAGTCGCATGGGACCGCTCAGGACGCCGCGTACCAGATCCGCAATGCCCTGACCCAACACGACGAGCTCTTCGCGTTGATCGAATATCCGAAGATCCTGCCGATGGTCGTGGACGTCATGGGCGTCAACATCCAGATCCGGACTTCTCACGTAGACGTCCGGCCGCCCATGAAAGACCACGTGGAGGGTGAGCTGGGGGCGGCGGGCGGATTCTTCCCCTGGCACTCCGACGCACCCAACTACGGCTACCCTATCACGAACGGCATCGTCCCTTTCTTGGAGGTCAAGGTCGGGTACTACCTCACCGATCTCACCGAGCACAACAGTGGCGCCATCTGCGTCGTGCGCGGCAGCCACCTCCGTTCGCCTGAACTAATTCACGATCCGGATTACCACATCGACCCGGCGGACATCGTCGAGGTGAACGTCCGTCCGGGGACCGCAATGGTCTGGCGCACGGCCCTTTGGCATTGCCTGACGCCCAACCTGTCCGACCATTCCCGGAAGTGCCTCTACTACGGTTACAATTACCGCTGGGCGCGACCCGGAGACTACGATCGGCAGGACGCGGAATTGCTTGCGCGATGCACGCCAGTCCAGCGCCAGCTGCTGGGGTCCAACACCACGGAGGACGGCGTGGTCTACCAGGACGGTGACCCAGCCCATCCGGCTTCCAGGTACTGGCGCCCGGAGCCCGGTGACGTACCCCTGGAAGCATGGGCGGAAAACCTGATGAAGAAGAAGAGGACCAGAGAATGGCGGCGATGGAAACGGAGGAATACCCTGCCCGACGGCGCGGTGGGATCGCCTGTAGTAGAAGGTTAA
- the solA gene encoding N-methyl-L-tryptophan oxidase — translation MSPRSAKSAHYDAIVVGGGIVGVSTAYVLARRGLSVLLLERYAPVHEHGSSHGDSRMIRFDYEENGYVEMAARAFRAWEDLAKRLGRPVFKRTGICNLAPAGAAVLETLETRLRECGLPFERLARANFAHRFPQLSLPPHSEAIYQPDSAVLFADEVVRNLWDCVVEDGVDALTETEVASIVPAEERVEVTAADGRSWSGTFLVLATGSWTDRWLNALGIDVDLVVTRELLAYFPQAGPVPHEAGAMPNVIDYHTSDPFYCVPQVRVPGVKAGCHRTGRVVKADDPVEVDDANLEAVRAFIGRRCPHLSRDPVAVKHCLYTNSADFHFILDRHPDYANVVLAAGFSGHGFKFGPVLGEILAARLFDETPPVDTNLFGLERFSSQRVLKPRTLA, via the coding sequence GTGAGTCCACGGTCCGCAAAGTCCGCGCATTACGACGCGATCGTGGTCGGCGGCGGCATCGTCGGCGTCTCGACGGCCTATGTGCTGGCCCGCCGCGGGCTGAGTGTCCTCCTGCTCGAGCGATACGCACCCGTCCATGAACACGGCAGTTCGCACGGCGACAGCCGGATGATCCGTTTCGATTACGAAGAGAACGGGTACGTCGAAATGGCGGCGCGCGCCTTCCGGGCCTGGGAGGATCTCGCGAAACGCCTGGGAAGGCCGGTGTTCAAACGGACCGGCATCTGCAACCTGGCGCCCGCCGGCGCGGCGGTGCTGGAGACCCTTGAAACCCGTCTGCGGGAATGCGGACTCCCCTTTGAACGACTGGCCCGTGCCAACTTCGCGCACCGTTTTCCCCAGCTAAGCCTGCCACCGCACAGTGAAGCCATCTACCAACCCGACAGCGCCGTGCTTTTCGCCGACGAGGTGGTACGGAACCTGTGGGACTGCGTCGTGGAAGACGGCGTGGACGCCCTGACGGAGACGGAAGTCGCTTCGATCGTCCCGGCCGAAGAGCGCGTCGAGGTCACGGCGGCGGACGGACGATCCTGGTCAGGTACCTTTCTCGTGCTGGCAACCGGCAGCTGGACGGACCGGTGGCTGAACGCGCTGGGGATCGATGTCGATCTCGTCGTGACGCGGGAACTGCTGGCCTACTTTCCACAGGCCGGTCCGGTCCCGCATGAGGCGGGCGCCATGCCCAACGTGATCGACTACCACACCTCCGATCCCTTCTATTGCGTGCCCCAGGTGCGGGTACCGGGCGTCAAGGCCGGCTGCCACCGAACCGGCCGGGTCGTCAAGGCGGACGACCCCGTAGAGGTGGACGACGCCAATCTTGAAGCAGTGCGGGCATTCATCGGACGCAGATGTCCCCACCTGTCGCGGGATCCCGTCGCGGTGAAACACTGCCTGTACACCAATTCGGCGGACTTCCACTTCATCCTGGACCGCCATCCCGATTATGCGAACGTGGTTCTGGCGGCGGGTTTTTCGGGCCACGGGTTCAAGTTCGGCCCGGTACTGGGCGAGATCCTGGCTGCCCGGCTGTTCGATGAAACGCCGCCCGTCGACACGAACCTGTTCGGATTGGAAAGGTTCAGCAGTCAGAGGGTGCTCAAGCCTCGTACGCTCGCGTAG
- a CDS encoding oxygenase MpaB family protein: MSIPEAYRPGYRQAYAVDVETADNYVAHTLVGDPVMDAVVEDLVSIPQQQVHKFIRAGMEEDPDGLRTAPQSLRDFFFDAPQPDPEWLDHEAFMPGIRAFQRNAVRILSAFVTGVLIDGFSTLISTSFVQTGRIFNNGVWRLKQNNRHQMEIFFPGGLRRYGDGWKLSVRIRFVHAQVRYLLSKSDNWNQGALGCPISAAHLGYAVVCFATRTVKHSESLGAHFRIDERASFHDVWRYAGYLMGIPETILFSDEQHANQIYRIGSICEPSPGQDAILMANALINSAPLVAGIKDTQERRNLVKKVIYPVSRALIGKHLADNLKFPANRMPLSLVWYRLDQFVKRMGAWLRRAPPSDFATLLKASAYNEAGLTYRLPDQIHDEEGSKW, from the coding sequence ATGAGCATACCCGAAGCATACCGCCCCGGTTACAGACAAGCTTACGCGGTAGATGTTGAGACCGCGGACAACTATGTAGCGCACACGCTTGTTGGCGATCCGGTCATGGATGCTGTGGTGGAAGACCTGGTGTCGATTCCGCAACAACAGGTGCACAAGTTCATACGCGCCGGTATGGAAGAGGATCCGGACGGATTGCGGACCGCGCCGCAATCGCTTAGGGACTTTTTTTTCGACGCGCCGCAGCCCGATCCGGAATGGCTGGATCACGAAGCCTTCATGCCGGGCATACGCGCCTTCCAGAGAAACGCGGTCAGAATCCTTTCAGCCTTCGTCACCGGCGTGTTGATCGACGGATTCTCGACACTGATAAGCACCTCTTTCGTGCAAACCGGACGGATATTCAACAACGGAGTCTGGCGCCTCAAGCAGAACAACAGGCATCAGATGGAGATTTTCTTTCCCGGGGGACTGCGACGGTACGGCGACGGGTGGAAACTGTCCGTACGCATACGATTCGTACATGCCCAGGTCCGGTACCTGCTGAGCAAGTCGGACAATTGGAACCAAGGGGCCTTGGGATGTCCGATCAGCGCAGCCCACCTGGGCTACGCCGTAGTTTGCTTCGCCACGCGCACCGTAAAACACTCCGAGTCACTGGGGGCTCACTTTCGCATCGACGAACGAGCCAGTTTCCATGATGTCTGGCGGTACGCGGGCTATCTCATGGGTATTCCCGAAACCATCCTATTCAGCGACGAGCAACATGCCAATCAGATATACCGGATCGGTTCGATCTGCGAACCTTCTCCCGGCCAGGACGCTATCCTCATGGCAAATGCGCTGATAAACTCCGCCCCGCTGGTCGCCGGCATCAAAGACACGCAGGAGCGGCGGAATCTGGTGAAGAAGGTTATCTACCCCGTTTCCCGCGCGCTTATTGGAAAACACCTTGCAGACAACCTGAAATTCCCTGCGAACAGAATGCCGTTATCGCTGGTATGGTACAGACTGGACCAGTTTGTTAAGCGGATGGGAGCATGGCTTCGCCGTGCACCTCCTTCTGATTTCGCGACGCTTCTCAAGGCATCGGCTTACAACGAAGCCGGCCTGACGTACAGGCTGCCCGATCAGATCCACGATGAAGAAGGCTCGAAATGGTAA
- a CDS encoding phytanoyl-CoA dioxygenase family protein, with protein MTEAEIFEFDLNGVIIYRDLLTPDQVDHMNGILDGHLTEESFNFPFLHLDPVFLDVMAHPRTLNILKTMIGGWLRLDHAYGLQMDTRSEERGDMRPNLHGGPLEDNGEHHYQWFNGKMYNGLTVVMYALKDVNPGDGGFICVPGSHKTNMDFKPPADSHLVVNPSLKAGDMLIFTEALVHGTDTWTSRDKRRSLLYKYSPGHSTWAIPERWEKLQALAANDLQRDLLRAPSIEGRTPVEIPDA; from the coding sequence ATGACCGAAGCGGAAATCTTCGAATTCGACCTGAATGGCGTCATCATATACCGTGACCTGTTGACCCCGGACCAGGTCGACCACATGAACGGGATTCTCGACGGTCATCTTACGGAAGAATCCTTTAATTTTCCTTTCCTGCACCTGGATCCAGTGTTCCTGGATGTCATGGCCCATCCGCGGACGCTGAACATCCTGAAGACGATGATCGGCGGCTGGCTGCGACTGGACCACGCCTACGGACTGCAGATGGATACGCGCTCCGAGGAACGCGGCGATATGAGGCCAAACCTTCACGGCGGACCGTTGGAAGACAACGGCGAGCACCACTACCAGTGGTTCAACGGAAAGATGTATAACGGGCTGACTGTCGTCATGTATGCCCTTAAGGACGTCAACCCCGGCGACGGCGGCTTTATCTGCGTTCCGGGAAGCCACAAGACCAACATGGACTTCAAGCCGCCGGCGGACTCGCATTTGGTCGTGAATCCGTCACTCAAGGCCGGTGATATGCTGATCTTCACGGAAGCGCTGGTCCACGGGACCGACACGTGGACCTCGCGTGACAAGCGGCGCTCACTGCTCTACAAATACTCGCCGGGACATTCCACGTGGGCGATCCCCGAGCGATGGGAAAAGTTGCAGGCGCTCGCCGCCAACGACCTGCAGCGTGACCTGCTCAGGGCACCCAGCATCGAGGGCCGAACGCCGGTGGAAATCCCGGATGCGTGA
- a CDS encoding phytanoyl-CoA dioxygenase family protein produces the protein MTEAEIFEFDLNGYIVYKDMLTRDRVDYLNGILDRHLTDETHGFQFLTLDPVFMELMAHPRTLRIIRTMIGEWMRLDHAYGLQMDRLSVERGHVKPNLHGGLRHDHGEHQYQWFDGKMYNGLIVVMYALEDINPGDGGLICVPGSHKSNFRYRPPVDSHLVANPSFMAGDMLIFTEALVHGTTTWTSDRRRRALLYKYSPGYSAWASADGLDDARDLAANDLQRDLLRPPSVGRRTPVEIPDD, from the coding sequence ATGACTGAAGCCGAAATCTTCGAATTCGACCTCAATGGATACATCGTCTACAAGGACATGCTGACCCGGGACCGGGTCGATTACCTGAACGGGATCCTGGACAGGCACCTTACTGACGAGACCCACGGATTCCAGTTTCTCACGCTCGATCCTGTATTCATGGAACTCATGGCCCATCCCCGCACGCTGCGGATCATCCGCACGATGATCGGGGAATGGATGCGGTTGGACCACGCTTACGGGCTGCAGATGGACCGACTTTCCGTCGAGCGAGGCCACGTGAAACCCAACTTGCACGGCGGGCTGAGACATGATCACGGCGAACACCAGTACCAGTGGTTCGATGGTAAGATGTACAACGGACTGATCGTGGTCATGTACGCCCTCGAGGACATCAACCCGGGCGACGGCGGACTCATCTGCGTGCCGGGAAGCCACAAGTCGAACTTCCGTTACCGACCGCCCGTGGATTCCCATCTCGTCGCGAACCCGTCCTTCATGGCGGGAGACATGCTCATCTTCACAGAAGCGCTGGTCCACGGCACCACCACGTGGACTTCCGATCGGCGGCGGCGCGCGCTGCTGTACAAGTATTCACCCGGGTATTCCGCCTGGGCTTCCGCCGACGGGCTGGACGACGCGCGCGACCTGGCCGCCAACGACCTGCAGCGCGACCTGCTCCGTCCGCCCAGCGTGGGCAGGCGGACACCCGTGGAGATCCCGGACGACTGA
- a CDS encoding amidohydrolase family protein, with amino-acid sequence MLKAITGGAIINGKGAAPIPDGLILVDGNRIQAVGSRDSLSIPGDAEVVDLGTATLLPGLIDTHVHLVMNAREDCVTSLAHKSAVESVVEAAGNARRALRGGVTTVRDCADVFGVTLTLKRAIDGGHLDGPRILACGLPITTTAGHLNYMGISADSTEEVLKAVRTVVSMGVDWVKVCATGGGLTPDSNVRRAQYSAETLTALVRDAHRLGRRVAAHAHGTEGILNCAIAGTDSIEHCSWMGEEDGHRYDEAAVDLMLKKGLYVSHTITGPRTGSSEEVEALMNSEYGERYALLRRTLEEGVRMVISSDAGVPDTRFEDFAGSLVIAVKCCGFSPMGAIIASTSRAAEMLGMGDQVGSLEPGRLADILAVDGDPLQDISAICRIAGVFKDGRRFV; translated from the coding sequence TTGCTAAAGGCCATCACAGGCGGCGCGATCATCAACGGGAAGGGCGCGGCGCCCATTCCCGACGGGCTGATCCTCGTGGACGGCAACCGGATCCAGGCCGTCGGTTCCCGCGACAGCCTTTCCATTCCCGGAGACGCAGAGGTCGTCGACCTCGGCACGGCCACATTGCTTCCCGGCCTTATCGATACCCACGTACATCTCGTCATGAACGCACGGGAGGACTGCGTCACCTCCCTGGCGCACAAGAGCGCCGTGGAGTCCGTGGTCGAGGCCGCCGGGAACGCCCGACGGGCCTTGCGGGGAGGGGTGACGACCGTTCGGGACTGCGCCGACGTGTTCGGCGTGACGCTGACCCTGAAGCGGGCCATCGACGGGGGTCACCTGGACGGCCCGCGCATACTCGCCTGCGGCCTGCCCATTACCACGACGGCGGGGCACCTTAACTACATGGGGATCAGCGCGGACAGCACGGAGGAGGTGCTGAAGGCCGTGCGTACGGTGGTCTCCATGGGCGTGGACTGGGTCAAGGTCTGTGCCACCGGCGGGGGGCTGACGCCGGACAGCAACGTGCGACGCGCCCAGTATTCGGCGGAGACCCTGACGGCCCTCGTCCGGGACGCCCATCGCCTGGGCAGGAGAGTCGCCGCCCACGCTCACGGGACCGAAGGTATTCTGAACTGCGCCATAGCGGGCACCGACAGCATTGAGCACTGCTCCTGGATGGGGGAGGAAGATGGACACCGATACGATGAGGCGGCGGTCGACCTGATGCTGAAGAAGGGCCTTTACGTCAGCCACACCATCACCGGGCCGAGGACCGGTTCTTCCGAGGAAGTGGAAGCGTTGATGAACAGCGAGTACGGCGAACGATACGCCTTGCTGCGGCGGACGCTGGAGGAAGGCGTCCGCATGGTCATCTCCAGCGACGCAGGCGTCCCGGACACGCGTTTCGAGGATTTCGCCGGAAGCCTCGTCATCGCCGTCAAGTGCTGCGGCTTCTCTCCCATGGGCGCCATCATCGCTTCCACCAGCCGGGCCGCCGAGATGCTGGGGATGGGAGACCAGGTCGGATCCCTGGAACCCGGCAGGCTTGCGGATATCCTTGCGGTCGATGGAGATCCGCTGCAGGACATCAGCGCCATCTGCCGGATCGCCGGCGTGTTCAAGGACGGCCGCAGGTTCGTTTGA